A window of Rhodothermus sp. contains these coding sequences:
- a CDS encoding class I SAM-dependent methyltransferase, producing the protein MDILNVLPEATFAALDDLLTFVSIYDDRARTQAYLRLLRAHRQAIAGAVCVDAGCGMGYFAEVMVRLGARRVYAVEANPYLYALAAERLAAYPEVVCVHQPIQDFEPEESVDVLVHEFFGPLLYDEDVHVLEALRFRPRLVLPDRAVLMGGLTWTEAVADETVTPAVVRQLKGALVSGLFDEGALPLQFPVARWRFGKAEREVMCDLSGRKGDLLYLGLQIYHGDRLICQAGRCENWPYVWTPRAGDRFRLRFMPGERGAEVYFAWE; encoded by the coding sequence ATGGACATTCTCAACGTCCTGCCTGAAGCCACGTTTGCAGCGCTGGATGATTTGCTGACCTTCGTGAGCATTTATGATGACCGGGCGCGCACGCAGGCCTATCTGCGACTGCTGCGAGCGCATCGCCAAGCTATCGCTGGGGCTGTATGCGTAGATGCCGGTTGCGGCATGGGATACTTTGCCGAAGTAATGGTTCGGCTGGGAGCTCGGCGCGTCTATGCCGTCGAGGCCAATCCGTATCTGTATGCGCTGGCAGCAGAACGACTGGCAGCCTATCCGGAGGTGGTGTGCGTGCATCAGCCCATTCAGGATTTCGAGCCAGAAGAGTCGGTGGACGTGCTGGTGCATGAATTTTTTGGCCCTTTGCTGTACGACGAAGACGTGCATGTGCTTGAAGCGCTGCGTTTCCGGCCACGGCTTGTGCTACCAGATCGAGCTGTGCTGATGGGAGGGCTGACCTGGACCGAAGCGGTGGCCGATGAGACGGTCACGCCAGCTGTTGTGCGCCAGCTCAAAGGGGCGCTGGTGTCCGGACTCTTTGACGAAGGCGCATTGCCCTTGCAGTTTCCGGTGGCTCGCTGGAGGTTCGGAAAAGCCGAACGTGAGGTCATGTGTGATCTGAGCGGACGCAAGGGGGATCTGTTGTATCTGGGCTTACAGATCTACCACGGAGACCGACTGATCTGCCAGGCCGGACGTTGCGAAAACTGGCCCTATGTGTGGACCCCACGGGCAGGCGATCGTTTTCGGCTTCGTTTTATGCCTGGCGAGCGAGGGGCCGAGGTATATTTTGCCTGGGAATAG
- a CDS encoding endonuclease/exonuclease/phosphatase family protein encodes MLSLLLSLGMLISMPTVPDTFLLRVISYNLRFDNPADGPNAWPHRIDRIAAFVRFFEPDVLGVQEALRSMLDSLQVRLPDYRWVGVGRTDGRNGGEFSAIFYRTNRLELLESDTFWLSPTPEVPGSKGWDAAHERICTWAYFRDRRSGQTFFVFNTHFDHEGSQARLESARLLHRVIAERARTAPVLLTGDFNTTENTPPYQTLTSGGLLHDALYRAENGHYGPRTTWNGFKRLIPDQRIDFIFVSANVRVLHHAILVDLDEQGRFASDHLPVVADVLLSGRHSRY; translated from the coding sequence ATGCTGTCTCTACTGCTCAGCCTGGGCATGCTCATAAGTATGCCTACCGTCCCCGACACCTTCCTGCTACGCGTGATCAGCTACAACCTGCGCTTCGACAATCCAGCCGACGGCCCCAATGCCTGGCCGCATCGCATCGACCGCATTGCCGCCTTTGTGCGCTTTTTCGAACCAGATGTGCTTGGTGTGCAGGAAGCGCTACGCTCCATGCTCGACAGCCTGCAGGTCCGACTGCCAGACTATCGATGGGTCGGTGTAGGACGCACCGACGGCCGTAATGGTGGCGAATTCAGCGCTATCTTTTACCGAACAAACCGCCTTGAGCTCCTCGAAAGCGACACGTTCTGGCTCTCGCCTACTCCAGAAGTACCTGGCAGCAAAGGATGGGATGCTGCACACGAACGCATCTGCACCTGGGCCTACTTTCGTGATCGCCGAAGTGGCCAGACGTTTTTCGTCTTCAACACCCACTTCGACCATGAAGGAAGTCAGGCCCGCCTCGAAAGTGCCCGTCTGTTACATCGTGTGATTGCCGAACGCGCCCGCACGGCCCCGGTCTTGCTCACCGGGGACTTCAACACCACCGAAAATACCCCACCCTATCAGACGCTCACCTCCGGTGGCCTGCTGCATGATGCACTTTACCGCGCCGAAAACGGACACTATGGCCCCCGTACGACCTGGAATGGCTTCAAGCGACTCATACCCGACCAGCGCATCGACTTTATTTTCGTGAGTGCTAACGTACGCGTACTACACCACGCCATCCTGGTCGACCTGGACGAACAGGGCCGCTTTGCTTCCGATCACCTGCCCGTCGTAGCCGATGTGCTACTGTCTGGCAGACACAGTCGCTACTGA
- a CDS encoding HDOD domain-containing protein has translation MTSDFLNPSEHILTLTDLELECPPLPQTLLEAIQLMERPEPPDPDEVEAMLRHDPAAVARLLRVVNSAYYGLRGRVGDVRHAIVVLGPPAVVGMVMSMGVLSMKSAFDARTAAPFLNLVRHCVATAYLARLLIQQAPEAGDWRLESAYVAGLLHDFGKLLLLYNKPEVALAAFQLGAGLRTPEEEEVVFGYSLQTITQALALHMKLPEPLFRALMDLYGEGQGDGVAATPGALLRVASMGATWLDYGFDEPSRDEEAPLEADWELTAQLFSYPSAEAVWQTLEQNREMLHTYVDAHF, from the coding sequence ATGACCTCGGATTTCCTCAACCCTTCTGAGCATATTCTGACGTTGACGGATCTGGAGCTGGAGTGTCCACCGCTTCCGCAGACGCTTCTGGAAGCTATCCAGCTGATGGAGCGGCCAGAGCCTCCTGACCCGGATGAGGTGGAAGCCATGCTGCGACACGATCCGGCCGCCGTGGCACGTCTGCTCCGTGTAGTCAATTCGGCCTATTACGGACTTCGCGGACGAGTCGGTGACGTACGCCACGCTATCGTTGTGCTGGGGCCGCCGGCCGTTGTCGGCATGGTTATGAGCATGGGGGTGCTGTCGATGAAAAGTGCTTTTGATGCCCGGACGGCTGCACCGTTTTTAAACCTGGTGCGTCACTGTGTAGCCACGGCCTACCTGGCGCGTCTGCTTATTCAGCAGGCACCGGAAGCCGGTGACTGGCGTCTGGAGTCTGCCTATGTAGCCGGACTACTGCACGATTTTGGTAAGCTCTTGTTGCTCTACAACAAGCCTGAGGTAGCGCTGGCGGCCTTTCAGCTCGGTGCCGGGCTGCGCACGCCCGAAGAGGAAGAAGTCGTCTTCGGCTACAGTCTGCAGACCATTACGCAGGCTCTGGCATTGCACATGAAGTTGCCGGAGCCATTATTTCGGGCCCTGATGGATCTCTATGGTGAAGGGCAGGGCGACGGTGTAGCGGCAACACCTGGCGCCCTGCTACGGGTGGCCAGCATGGGAGCAACGTGGCTGGACTACGGTTTCGACGAACCATCTCGCGATGAAGAGGCACCGCTGGAGGCCGATTGGGAGCTGACGGCTCAGCTCTTTAGCTATCCATCCGCCGAAGCGGTCTGGCAAACCCTTGAGCAAAACCGCGAAATGCTACATACCTACGTGGACGCGCATTTCTGA
- a CDS encoding BatA domain-containing protein — protein sequence MTFLNPLALLALAAAAIPILVHLFHFRRPQQVAFSSLIFLKELQQTALQRLRIRQWLLLLLRTLALICLVLAFARPVFRGPLASWVGGGQIAVVGLVVDNSLSMAVRDAEGAYWTQARAIAAGILAQLDADARICVVPVAGPLGTPEPVPRSVAEEQLSMLTVRHGARTLAAALQEAYTCVQQMQAPAVLYAISDLQASMLVDSLVQAVPAPLPTLLIPVGGQTPANLAITDVRIVSRIIEQGQPVQIEATLANFGTAAIKGVVATLTLDAQRVAQASADLPPGGRVRVTFSTTPMRRGWIPGVVALLQPDALLEDNARYLVLHVPEVRRLLLVVGEQARTDYLELALSPEIRQERVRFEIARIEEPALPATSLENYDAVMLVGLHDLSSGEIAMLARYVAEGGGLLLFPGADSRLEDYQHLLERLGAGYVQGLVGTWNGTIPIATFDRMDLAHPLFEGVFVQLAGQREVRAERPAVFFALNYAPGTGDEQTLIRLSNGLPLLQEVRHGQGRVLLWMVAPDPAWSEFPLRGLFVPLLYRAVFYLSGRDTEMPQTLEAGRPARVRLWDFPVEAVPELVGPEGQIYRAEPERQGGTRWARFEPGPAQPGIYALRAGEQTMRHIAVNPAVEESDLRPATAEEAVRRLQKQTGLTVTLLEIPEASSQVVAEALQRTQVGMELWNVFLGLALGFLVLEMLVALRIRVETVTAGNA from the coding sequence ATGACGTTTTTAAATCCGCTGGCATTGCTGGCCCTTGCAGCGGCGGCTATCCCGATTCTGGTGCACCTGTTTCATTTTCGGCGGCCGCAGCAGGTAGCGTTCAGTTCGCTGATCTTTCTAAAGGAATTGCAGCAGACGGCCCTGCAGCGACTCCGCATTCGGCAATGGCTGTTGCTACTACTACGCACGCTGGCGCTGATCTGTCTTGTGCTGGCTTTTGCGCGTCCGGTGTTTCGGGGACCGCTGGCCTCCTGGGTCGGAGGCGGGCAGATTGCGGTGGTGGGATTGGTGGTGGACAATTCCCTATCGATGGCCGTACGTGATGCGGAAGGGGCTTACTGGACGCAAGCGCGGGCCATAGCTGCCGGAATTCTGGCGCAGCTCGATGCGGATGCCCGCATCTGTGTGGTACCGGTCGCCGGTCCCTTGGGGACGCCAGAGCCGGTGCCACGTAGCGTGGCCGAAGAGCAACTGTCCATGCTTACGGTACGACACGGTGCCCGAACACTTGCAGCCGCCCTGCAAGAAGCATACACCTGCGTGCAGCAAATGCAGGCCCCGGCGGTCCTCTATGCTATCAGTGACCTGCAGGCCTCGATGCTGGTCGATTCGTTGGTTCAAGCTGTTCCCGCACCGCTACCTACGCTACTTATTCCTGTGGGCGGACAGACGCCGGCCAACCTGGCCATTACCGATGTGCGGATTGTCAGTCGTATCATTGAGCAGGGGCAGCCAGTGCAGATCGAAGCCACGTTGGCCAATTTCGGAACGGCTGCCATCAAAGGGGTGGTGGCAACCCTTACGCTTGATGCGCAGCGGGTGGCGCAGGCGTCTGCTGATTTACCTCCCGGGGGTAGAGTTCGCGTTACGTTTTCGACCACCCCAATGCGGCGCGGATGGATACCGGGTGTTGTAGCATTGCTGCAGCCTGATGCTCTGCTCGAAGATAATGCGCGTTATTTGGTGCTGCATGTGCCTGAGGTTAGGCGGTTGCTATTGGTAGTCGGCGAGCAGGCCAGGACTGACTATCTGGAGTTGGCCCTCTCCCCGGAGATTCGGCAGGAGCGTGTGCGCTTTGAGATTGCTCGCATCGAAGAGCCAGCATTGCCGGCGACCAGCCTGGAGAATTACGACGCGGTGATGCTGGTAGGCCTGCATGACCTTTCGAGTGGCGAGATAGCAATGCTGGCGCGTTACGTGGCTGAGGGGGGAGGCCTGCTACTTTTCCCCGGAGCCGACAGTCGTCTGGAAGACTACCAGCACCTGCTGGAGCGGCTGGGAGCCGGATATGTGCAGGGATTGGTTGGCACCTGGAACGGCACAATCCCGATCGCCACGTTCGATCGAATGGATCTGGCGCATCCGCTGTTTGAGGGAGTGTTCGTCCAGCTGGCCGGTCAGCGGGAGGTACGGGCGGAGCGTCCGGCCGTCTTTTTTGCCCTGAACTATGCTCCGGGTACAGGCGACGAGCAGACCCTGATTCGACTCAGCAACGGATTGCCATTGCTACAGGAGGTGCGACATGGCCAAGGGCGTGTGCTGCTCTGGATGGTCGCGCCTGACCCGGCCTGGAGCGAGTTCCCGCTGCGGGGACTTTTTGTCCCGCTGCTCTACCGCGCCGTGTTTTATCTATCAGGTAGGGATACGGAAATGCCGCAGACGCTGGAAGCCGGTCGCCCAGCCCGTGTACGTCTGTGGGATTTTCCGGTAGAAGCCGTGCCGGAGCTGGTGGGGCCCGAAGGCCAGATCTACCGGGCCGAGCCTGAACGTCAGGGAGGAACGCGCTGGGCACGCTTCGAACCCGGACCGGCTCAACCCGGCATCTATGCGCTGCGGGCCGGAGAGCAGACGATGCGGCATATAGCCGTCAATCCGGCTGTTGAGGAATCGGATCTGCGTCCGGCCACCGCCGAAGAAGCCGTCCGCCGACTGCAGAAACAGACTGGCCTGACGGTCACCCTGTTGGAGATTCCCGAGGCTTCGTCTCAGGTCGTCGCCGAGGCCCTTCAGCGGACTCAGGTGGGCATGGAACTCTGGAACGTCTTTTTGGGGCTGGCGTTGGGCTTTCTGGTCCTGGAGATGCTGGTCGCACTCCGTATCCGCGTCGAAACCGTAACGGCCGGCAACGCGTAG